From the Kogia breviceps isolate mKogBre1 chromosome 15, mKogBre1 haplotype 1, whole genome shotgun sequence genome, one window contains:
- the YES1 gene encoding tyrosine-protein kinase Yes isoform X2 produces MGRKDAERLLLNPGNQRGIFLVRESETTKGAYSLSIRDWDEVRGDNVKHYKIRKLDNGGYYITTRAQFDTLQKLVKHYTEHADGLCHKLTTVCPTVKPQTQGLAKDAWEIPRESLRLEVKLGQGCFGEVWMGTWNGTTKVAIKTLKPGTMMPEAFLQEAQIMKKLRHDKLVPLYAVVSEEPIYIVTEFMSKGSLLDFLKEGDGKYLKLPQLVDMAAQIADGMAYIERMNYIHRDLRAANILVGENLVCKIADFGLARLIEDNEYTARQGAKFPIKWTAPEAALYGRFTIKSDVWSFGILQTELVTKGRVPYPGMVNREVLEQVERGYRMPCPQGCPESLHELMNLCWKKDPDERPTFEYIQSFLEDYFTATEPQYQPGENL; encoded by the exons ATGGGGAGAAAAGATGCTGAAAGATTACTTCTGAATCCTGGGAATCAACGAGGTATTTTCTTAGTAAGAGAGAGTGAAACTACTAAAG GTGCTTATTCCCTCTCTATTCGTGATTGGGATGAGGTAAGGGGTGACAATGTGAAACACTACAAAATTAGGAAACTTGACAATGGTGGATACTATATCACAACCAGAGCACAATTTGATACTCTGCAGAAATTGGTAAAACACTATACAG AACATGCTGATGGTTTATGCCATAAGTTAACAACTGTGTGTCCAACTGTGAAACCGCAGACTCAAGGTCTAGCAAAAGATGCTTGGGAAATCCCTCGAGAATCTTTGCGACTAGAGGTTAAACTAGGACAAGGATGTTTTGGTGAAGTATGGATGG GAACATGGAATGGAACCACAAAAGTTGCAATCAAAACACTAAAACCAGGTACAATGATGCCAGAAGCTTTTCTTCAAGAGGCTCAGATAATGAAAAAGTTAAGACATGATAAACTTGTTCCACTATATGCTGTTGTTTCTGAAGAGCCAATTTACATTGTCACTGAATTTATGTCAAAAG GGAGCTTATTAGATTTCCTGAAGGAGGGAGATGGAAAGTACTTGAAGCTCCCACAACTGGTTGACATGGCTGCTCAG atTGCTGATGGTATGGCATATATTGAAAGAATGAACTATATTCATCGAGATCTTCGGGCTGCTAACATTCTTGTAGGAGAAAACCTTGTGTGCAAAATAGCAGATTTTGGCTTAGCAAGGTTAATTGAAGACAATGAGTATACAGCTAGACAAg GTGCAAAATTTCCAATCAAATGGacagctcctgaggctgcactaTATGGTCGATTTACAATAAAGTCTGATGTATGGTCATTTGGAATTCTGCAGACAGAACTGGTAACAAAGGGCAGAGTGCCATATCCAG GTATGGTAAACCGCGAGGTGCTGGAACAGGTGGAACGAGGGTACAGGATGCCGTGCCCACAGGGCTGTCCAGAGTCCCTACATGAATTGATGAATCTTTGTTGGAAGAAGGACCCTGATGAAAGACCAACGTTTGAATATATCCAGTCCTTCTTGGAAGACTACTTCACTGCTACAGAGCCACAGTACCAGCCAGGAGAAAATTTATAA